The following are from one region of the Coccinella septempunctata chromosome 7, icCocSept1.1, whole genome shotgun sequence genome:
- the LOC123316341 gene encoding uncharacterized protein LOC123316341, which translates to MNPYESDFERIVDFPNMDVEGVVFEKVENRETVDDLMYVRSSAEFSEITRISAGLETVRTYSGRKGSRSYRNFTTERDSCEAYLSASENVVYFQKMNARIVFPELYECHVGRKSRKPASRFGSFSTRGESRYSNLIRAIKKKQECEFCVRNDECYCKDEKHVLLTALARGCAMSRELQKPRPLLFTDIDKLERSVGKTIANNKGGSITRKYKEEHSSSRNKNETNKHKVEKVKKTYEELDSHGQTAKNKGYDGKNVRAMDQNIRGQRKAQAGESTDKDHQIRDSLILPRSSIISKVEYTPLKATKLKFLFPENIIQNDAADEKGSPEEVAVSCVCDETETQKQDNFDEKTDDRTCNSKCFSIDKNEIIPILDKFIEEIERIKLKCRCKPRKVCFMQDSCTQTSEANGMFSELCVDCFPIELTDPNPFKFKQQDRKNDNKHIYRYLSFKRRQMELLEDSFVLQFDSHDEKCLREAFFRFSSQSCS; encoded by the exons ATGAATCCTTACGAAtcggatttcgagagaatcgtcgATTTTCCCAACATGGATGTTGAAGGGGTAGTTTTCGAAAAAGTAGAAAACCGAGAGACAGTCGACGATCTGATGTACGTTCGTAGCAGTGCTGAATTCTCGGAGATAACACGCATTTCCGCTGGATTGGAAACTGTTCGGACTTACTCCGGCAGAAAGGGAAGTAGATCTTACCGAAACTTCACAACTGAGAGAGATTCATGCGAAGCTTATCTTTCAGCTTCGGAAAATGTAGTCTACTTCCAGAAGATGAACGCCCGTATAGTTTTTCCAGAGCTGTACGAATGCCACGTTGGAAGAAAGTCCAGAAAGCCTG CAAGCAGATTTGGAAGCTTCTCCACAAGGGGAGAGAGCAGATATTCCAATTTGATCAGGGCCATTAAAAAGAAGCAAGAATGCGAGTTTTGTGTCAGGAATGACGAATGCTATTGCAAAGATGAAAAACACGTACTCCTCACAGCACTGGCAAGGGGCTGTGCCATGTCCAGAGAGTTGCAAAAGCCAAGGCCACTATTATTCACAGATATAGATAAACTGGAACGAAGCGTTGGAAAGACCATAGCTAATAACAAAGGGG GATCTATAACAAGGAAATATAAAGAAGAACATTCATCCAGCAGAAATAAAAACGAAACTAATAAACATAAGGtcgaaaaagtgaaaaaaaccTATGAAGAACTTGATAGTCACGGCCAGACTGCCAAAAACAAAGGATATGATGGGAAAAACGTTAGAGCAATGGATCAAAACATTAGAGGGCAACGCAAGGCACAAGCAGGAGAATCTACTGATAAGGATCACCAGATAAGGGACTCCTTGATTCTACCAAGGAGCAGCATTATCAGTAAAGTGGAATACACTCCACTTAAAGCAACCAAACTTAAATTCCTCTTTCCTGAGAATATCATTCAGAACGATGCAGCAGATGAAAAAGGATCTCCTGAAGAAGTTGCTGTGTCTTGTGTCTGTGATGAAACTGAAACACAGAAACAGGATAATTTCGATGAAAAAACTGATGATCGAACCTGCAATTCAAAATGTTTCAGTATCGACAAAAACGAAATCATTCCTATCCTCGACAAATTCATTGAGGAAATCGAACGCATAAAATTGAAGTGCCGTTGCAAACCCAGAAAAGTGTGCTTCATGCAGGATTCTTGTACTCAAACTAGCGAAGCAAATGGTATGTTCAGCGAGCTCTGTGTTGATTGTTTTCCAATTGAGCTCACAGATCCGAACCCCTTCAAGTTCAAGCAACAGGATCGCAAGAACGACAACAAACATATTTATCGATATCTCAGTTTCAAAAGGCGACAAATGGAACTTTTAGAAGATTCTTTCGTGTTGCAATTCGATAGCCACGATGAGAAGTGCTTAAGAGAggctttttttcgtttttcatcACAGTCTTGCAGTTGA
- the LOC123317020 gene encoding uncharacterized protein LOC123317020, translating to MEESTDDEFYEASNITVCDFFDADWNNDWNKDSQENDTLQDISNSIYHNKVNYGRPLTPSIQGDCADDKVGKDGILDAILNERSLKRIFFEEKCIPNNSADSDGHGEGKDNINLWSYINNNLDKKETVVCDQSEEDKNLNTIEEEVKELEIEIEQMFSTIKLPEITPSLDHRSEGVKNRNFHPPSPSKRKMPPLTLCSTNKESSPRNFQISCVPNMDYSMEYDNHKSELKKIDKNKTSQPTSISSATSKSTMDQDCVSGVESATDSEEIVTLMRKDSSKAIPHQSLEVIPKMTVDRVKNKIEKSGIVKNLLKADALLENTNFHPGSEKTNNNSRKKSRTKSPQESRKTRSFIASTEAVKKVQKNCSKSFHSNNQKLSSDPSRSQMNVKSSGKVHTAEKKSKTSESKRLKVEKLSSSRSRRNNRAINTTKIVKRNFCCQKIGAFIDSTNFCSIALTLESAHSDVGKQELLKSLKDYFWHTESQKERALVQLVILCMENSFQEISIANDTFKLYCQNEYSTCPIATNEAQSENMEDSFKSNLICQPLYIETILSQSQVNRLDFQSKYENSSEGQLKPEMNRESGAEDLLRK from the exons ATGGAAGAATCTACAGACGACGAATTTTATGAGGCTTCGAATATTACAGTGTGTGATTTCTTCGACGCCGATTGGAACAATGATTGGAATAAAGACTCCCAGGAAAATG ATACACTACAGGACATATCGAACTCGATCTATCATAACAAGGTGAATTATGGAAGACCACTCACACCTTCCATACAGGGAGACTGCGCAGATGATAAAGTAGGAAAAGACGGCATATTGGATGCAATCCTGAATGAAAGAAGCTTGAAAAGgatatttttcgaagaaaaatgcATACCTAATAATTCAGCTGATTCGGATGGCCATGGAGAAGGAAAAGATAATATAAATCTCTGGAGTTACATAAACAACAACCTGGACAAAAAAGAAACAGTCGTATGCGACCAAAGTGAAGAAGATAAAAATTTGAATACTATTGAGGAAGAGGTGAAGGAACTAGAAATAGAGATCGAACAAATGTTTAGTACTATCAAGTTACCAGAAATAACCCCCTCGCTGGATCATCGTTCAGAAGGAGTCAAGAATAGGAATTTTCACCCTCCCAGTCCAAGTAAAAGAAAAATGCCTCCCTTGACATTGTGTAGCACGAATAAAGAATCAAGTCCAAGAAATTTCCAGATATCTTGCGTTCCCAACATGGATTACTCAATGGAATATGATAATCATAAGAGTGAATTGAAGAAAATCGACAAAAATAAGACATCGCAACCAACAAGTATCTCCAGTGCTACCAGCAAATCAACTATGGATCAAGATTGCGTGTCAGGGGTAGAATCTGCAACAGATTCCGAAGAAATAGTCACATTGATGAGGAAAGATTCATCTAAAGCTATCCCTCATCAATCATTGGAAGTCATACCGAAAATGACAGTAGACCGAGTGAAGAACAAAATAGAGAAGAGTGGTATAGTGAAAAATCTTCTGAAGGCTGACGCTCTAttggaaaacacaaattttcATCCGGGAAGCGAGAAAACCAATAATAACTCAAGGAAGAAATCGAGAACAAAAAGTCCACAAGAATCACGTAAAACAAGGTCTTTCATTGCTAGCACGGAGGCTGTGAAAAAAGTACAGAAGAACTGTTCGAAAAGTTTCCATTCGAACAACCAGAAACTATCATCTGATCCATCAAGATCGCAAATGAACGTGAAATCGTCGGGGAAAGTTCACACGGCGgagaaaaaatcgaaaacgaGCGAATCTAAAAGATTGAAGGTCGAAAAGCTCAGCTCTAGCAGATCCAGAAGGAATAACAGAGCGATCAACACAACCAAGATAGTGAAAAGGAATTTTTGTTGCCAAAAGATCGGCGCTTTCATAGATTCGACCAACTTCTGCTCCATTGCTCTGACTCTAGAATCAGCGCATTCGGACGTGGGAAAACAGGAATTGTTGAAGTCCCTGAAAGATTACTTCTGGCATACCGAATCTCAGAAAGAAAGAGCGTTAGTCCAGTTGGTTATTCTGTGTATGGAAAACAGTTTTCAGGAGATCTCCATTGCTAATGATACCTTCAAACTGTACTGCCAAAACGAATATTCAACTTGTCCCATAGCAACAAACGAGGCACAATCTGAAAATATGGAGGATTCTTTTAAATCTAATCTGATTTGTCAGCCCTTATACATAGAGACGATACTCAGTCAGAGTCAGGTGAACCGTTTGGATTTTCAGTCGAAATATGAAAATTCCAGCGAGGGTCAGTTGAAACCTGAAATGAATAGGGAGTCTGGAGCAGAAGATCTTTTGAGGAAGTGA